From a region of the Pseudomonas fulva 12-X genome:
- a CDS encoding DUF4823 domain-containing protein codes for MRNLFVLAFVLSLTGCMNVSDMADGATYHLRDAGVLDYSKIRRSASWRLQPDSFIYIAQGPFTPSGKHAYPRPNVVAEEAFRGFVEYFPMVRRARAPVGLDEALGEARAAGAHYLLYTRFAYADDRIGTMEEWEDQEEFDRLGTDRSVLQLMLIETNTRFLVDTARIRSRGGFLTFYDAKPEDLIRAPLEDYARTLLGFSQ; via the coding sequence ATGCGTAACCTGTTCGTCCTGGCCTTTGTGCTGAGCCTGACCGGCTGCATGAACGTCAGCGACATGGCCGATGGCGCCACCTATCACCTGCGCGATGCTGGCGTGCTGGACTACAGCAAGATCCGCCGCTCGGCTTCCTGGCGCCTGCAGCCCGATTCGTTCATCTACATCGCCCAGGGGCCATTCACCCCCAGCGGCAAGCATGCCTATCCGCGGCCCAATGTGGTTGCCGAGGAGGCGTTCCGCGGTTTCGTGGAGTACTTCCCCATGGTTCGCCGCGCCCGCGCGCCGGTCGGCCTGGATGAGGCGCTGGGCGAGGCTCGTGCCGCCGGCGCCCACTATCTGCTCTACACCCGGTTCGCCTATGCAGACGATCGCATCGGTACGATGGAGGAGTGGGAGGATCAGGAGGAGTTCGATCGCCTGGGCACCGACCGCAGCGTGCTGCAACTGATGCTGATTGAAACCAACACTCGTTTTCTAGTGGACACCGCGCGCATTCGCAGCCGCGGCGGATTCCTGACTTTCTACGACGCCAAACCCGAAGACCTGATCCGGGCGCCGCTCGAGGATTATGCGCGTACACTCCTGGGTTTCAGTCAGTAA
- a CDS encoding aminotransferase class V-fold PLP-dependent enzyme, whose protein sequence is MNAIIDEFPQPADLYYLNHAAVAPWPARSARAVERFARENIATGARDYAQWLVTERTLRERLARLLNAASRADIALVKNTSEALSFVAFGLDWREGDQVIISTEEFPSNRIVWEALRPRGVEVVQVDLQGGDAEGALLAACTLRTRLMAISAVQYASGLCLDLERLGAGCEQRGVLLCVDAIQQLGALAMDVQRSRCAFAMADGHKWMLGPEGLGVFYCRQDMRERLALHEYGWHMLENAGDYDRDDWAPARSARRFECGSPNMLGAMALEASLSLLEEVGMPQVERALHERVQWLLDGLNAIPGVRLLSAQQRDRRAGIVTFTADGWDNRELHERLKAEQIICAQRGGGIRLSPHFYTEARVIEHSLQRVRAILSE, encoded by the coding sequence ATGAATGCCATCATTGACGAGTTTCCCCAGCCGGCCGATCTCTACTACCTGAACCACGCCGCCGTCGCCCCCTGGCCGGCACGCAGCGCACGGGCTGTGGAGCGCTTCGCCCGGGAGAATATCGCCACTGGCGCCCGCGACTACGCGCAATGGCTGGTCACCGAGCGCACCCTGCGCGAACGCCTGGCGCGCCTGCTAAATGCGGCCTCACGCGCCGATATCGCGCTGGTGAAGAACACCTCTGAAGCTCTTTCCTTTGTGGCCTTCGGCTTGGATTGGCGCGAAGGCGACCAGGTGATCATCAGCACAGAGGAGTTCCCCTCCAACCGTATCGTCTGGGAGGCGCTGCGCCCGCGTGGTGTGGAAGTGGTGCAGGTCGATCTGCAGGGCGGCGATGCCGAAGGCGCCCTGCTCGCCGCCTGCACGCTACGCACCCGACTGATGGCGATCAGCGCCGTGCAATACGCTAGCGGCCTGTGCCTGGATCTCGAACGGCTAGGCGCCGGTTGCGAGCAGCGCGGCGTGCTCCTGTGCGTCGATGCCATCCAGCAACTCGGCGCCCTGGCCATGGACGTGCAACGCAGCCGCTGCGCCTTCGCCATGGCCGACGGCCACAAATGGATGCTCGGCCCTGAGGGCCTGGGCGTGTTCTATTGCCGCCAGGATATGCGTGAGCGCCTGGCCCTGCACGAATACGGCTGGCACATGCTGGAAAATGCCGGTGACTATGACCGCGATGACTGGGCGCCAGCGCGCAGCGCCCGGCGCTTCGAGTGCGGCAGCCCGAACATGCTCGGCGCCATGGCCCTGGAAGCCAGCCTGTCGCTGCTCGAGGAAGTGGGCATGCCTCAGGTCGAACGTGCGCTGCATGAGCGGGTGCAATGGTTGCTCGATGGCCTGAACGCGATCCCGGGCGTACGCTTGCTCAGCGCCCAGCAACGCGACCGACGCGCCGGCATCGTCACCTTCACGGCGGACGGCTGGGACAATCGTGAACTGCATGAGCGCCTCAAGGCAGAACAGATCATCTGCGCCCAGCGCGGCGGCGGCATCCGCCTGTCACCGCACTTCTACACCGAGGCGCGGGTGATCGAGCACAGCCTGCAGCGCGTGCGGGCAATCCTCAGCGAATAG
- a CDS encoding TetR/AcrR family transcriptional regulator gives MQKEPRKIREFRRREQEILDIALKLFLEQGEDSVTVEMIADAVGIGKGTIYKHFKSKAEIYLRLMLDYERDLNELLHSSDIDRDKEALSRAYFEFRMRDPQRYRLFDRLEEKVVKGNQVPELVEQLHAIRASNFERLTQLIKGRIAEGKLEDVPPYFHYCAAWALVHGAVALYHSPFWSNVLEDQEGFFQFLMDIGVRMGNKRKRDSETPHS, from the coding sequence ATGCAGAAAGAACCCCGCAAGATCCGTGAGTTTCGCCGCCGCGAGCAGGAGATCCTCGACATCGCTCTGAAACTCTTCCTCGAGCAGGGTGAGGACAGCGTGACCGTGGAGATGATTGCCGATGCCGTGGGCATCGGCAAAGGCACCATCTACAAGCACTTCAAGTCGAAGGCGGAAATCTACCTGCGCCTGATGCTCGACTACGAGCGGGATCTGAACGAGCTGCTGCACTCGTCCGATATCGACCGTGACAAGGAAGCGTTGTCGCGGGCCTATTTCGAGTTCCGCATGCGCGACCCGCAGCGCTACCGTCTGTTTGATCGTCTGGAAGAGAAGGTGGTCAAGGGCAATCAGGTGCCGGAACTGGTCGAGCAGTTGCACGCCATCCGCGCCTCGAACTTCGAGCGGCTGACCCAGTTGATCAAGGGGCGCATCGCCGAAGGCAAGCTCGAAGACGTGCCGCCGTACTTCCACTACTGCGCGGCCTGGGCGCTGGTGCACGGCGCAGTGGCGCTCTATCACTCGCCGTTCTGGAGCAACGTGCTCGAGGATCAGGAAGGCTTCTTCCAGTTCCTGATGGACATCGGCGTGCGCATGGGCAACAAGCGCAAGCGCGACAGCGAAACGCCGCATTCCTGA
- the fabD gene encoding ACP S-malonyltransferase: MSASLAFVFPGQGSQALTMLAGHGAEHALILDTFGEASSALGYDLWALTQQGPEEQLNQTDKTQPAILAASIALWRLWLAEGGARPAFVAGHSLGEYSALVASGAVGFAEAVKLVELRGQLMQQAVPAGQGGMAAIIGLEDADVQAACAEAAQGDVVSAVNYNAPGQVVIAGSAAAVARAVEACKARGAKRALPLPVSVPSHCELMRPAAERFAEAVNAIAWQAPQIPLVQNVSAAVVADLDTLKRDLLAQLYSPVRWVESIVRLGEQGVTDLVECGPGKVLSGLNKRCVKGVNTHNLDTPESFAAARAALADVQS, from the coding sequence ATGTCTGCATCCCTCGCATTCGTCTTTCCCGGTCAGGGCTCGCAAGCGCTGACCATGTTGGCCGGGCACGGCGCCGAGCACGCGCTGATCCTCGATACCTTCGGCGAAGCTTCGAGCGCCCTGGGTTATGACCTGTGGGCACTGACCCAGCAGGGCCCGGAAGAGCAGCTCAACCAGACCGACAAGACCCAGCCCGCGATCCTCGCTGCCTCCATCGCCCTGTGGCGCCTGTGGCTGGCCGAAGGTGGCGCGCGTCCGGCATTCGTCGCTGGTCACAGCCTGGGTGAGTACAGCGCGCTGGTCGCCTCCGGCGCCGTCGGCTTCGCCGAAGCGGTCAAGCTGGTCGAACTGCGTGGCCAGCTGATGCAGCAGGCCGTGCCGGCCGGGCAGGGTGGCATGGCAGCGATCATCGGTCTGGAGGATGCCGACGTGCAGGCTGCCTGCGCCGAAGCCGCCCAGGGCGATGTGGTCAGCGCAGTGAACTACAACGCACCGGGGCAGGTGGTCATTGCCGGCTCCGCTGCTGCCGTTGCTCGCGCCGTCGAGGCCTGCAAGGCCCGTGGCGCCAAGCGCGCGCTGCCACTGCCGGTCAGCGTGCCGTCGCACTGCGAGCTGATGCGCCCGGCTGCCGAGCGCTTTGCCGAGGCGGTCAACGCCATCGCCTGGCAGGCGCCGCAGATTCCGCTGGTGCAGAACGTCAGCGCGGCCGTGGTGGCGGACCTGGATACCCTCAAGCGCGACCTGCTGGCTCAGCTGTACAGCCCGGTGCGCTGGGTCGAGTCCATCGTTCGCCTGGGCGAGCAGGGCGTTACCGATCTGGTCGAATGTGGCCCCGGCAAAGTGCTGTCGGGCCTGAACAAGCGTTGTGTCAAGGGCGTCAACACCCACAACCTCGACACCCCCGAAAGCTTTGCCGCTGCGCGCGCCGCACTGGCCGACGTACAGTCCTGA
- a CDS encoding TatD family hydrolase: MLIDSHCHLDRLDLAAHGGSLDDALAAARARGVRHFLCIGVSADNAAAVRELAGRYADVDCSVGIHPLDLDPGSAPALDWLLAELDHPGVVAIGETGLDYHYEPEAAELQQEAFRLHLQAAQITGKPVIVHTREARADTLKLLREAALPQGGVLHCFTEDWEMARAALDIGFYISLSGIVTFRNAEALREVARQVPADRLLVETDSPYLAPVPHRGKPNLPEYVRDVAEYLAALRGVSYETLAQQTGENFRRLFPLARVASGA; the protein is encoded by the coding sequence ATGCTCATCGATTCCCACTGCCACCTCGACCGTCTCGACCTGGCCGCCCATGGCGGTTCCCTGGACGATGCGCTGGCTGCTGCCCGCGCCCGTGGCGTCCGCCATTTCCTGTGCATCGGCGTGAGCGCCGACAACGCTGCCGCGGTGCGCGAGCTGGCAGGGCGCTATGCCGATGTCGATTGCTCCGTCGGCATCCACCCGCTGGATCTCGATCCCGGCAGCGCGCCGGCGCTGGACTGGCTGCTCGCCGAGTTGGATCACCCCGGTGTAGTCGCCATCGGTGAGACTGGCCTGGACTACCACTACGAGCCCGAAGCAGCCGAACTGCAGCAGGAAGCCTTTCGTCTGCACCTGCAGGCCGCGCAGATCACCGGCAAGCCGGTCATCGTGCATACCCGTGAAGCCCGCGCCGATACCCTGAAGTTGCTGCGCGAAGCCGCGCTGCCCCAGGGTGGCGTGCTGCACTGTTTCACCGAGGACTGGGAAATGGCCAGGGCGGCGCTGGATATCGGCTTCTACATTTCGCTGTCCGGCATCGTTACGTTCCGCAATGCCGAGGCGCTGCGCGAAGTCGCCCGCCAGGTGCCGGCTGACCGGCTGCTGGTAGAAACGGATTCACCCTATCTTGCGCCCGTGCCGCACCGTGGCAAGCCGAACCTGCCGGAGTACGTGCGCGATGTCGCCGAGTATCTGGCAGCCCTGCGCGGCGTCAGCTACGAAACCCTGGCGCAGCAGACTGGCGAGAACTTCCGCCGCCTGTTCCCTCTGGCACGCGTGGCCAGCGGCGCCTGA
- the tmk gene encoding dTMP kinase: MSGLFITLEGPEGAGKSTNREYLAARLREQGIDVLLTREPGGTPLAERVRELLLAPSDEPMASDTELLLVFAARAQHLAQVIVPALERGAVVLCDRFTDATYAYQGGGRGLDVARIAQLEEFVQGALRPDLILVFDLPVEVGLSRAAARGRLDRFEQEGRSFFEAVRATYLQRAEATPARYRILDASQSLEAVQRDLDALLPQLLELQRG; the protein is encoded by the coding sequence GTGAGCGGCTTGTTTATCACCCTGGAAGGCCCCGAGGGCGCCGGCAAGAGCACCAATCGGGAGTATCTGGCGGCGCGTTTGCGCGAGCAGGGGATCGACGTGCTGCTGACCCGCGAGCCGGGCGGCACGCCACTGGCCGAGCGGGTGCGTGAGCTGCTGCTGGCCCCCAGTGACGAGCCCATGGCCAGCGATACCGAGCTGCTGCTGGTATTCGCCGCCCGTGCCCAGCACCTGGCCCAGGTCATCGTTCCGGCCCTTGAGCGTGGGGCGGTAGTGCTCTGTGATCGTTTCACCGATGCCACCTACGCCTATCAGGGTGGTGGCCGCGGCCTGGATGTCGCGCGCATCGCCCAGCTGGAAGAATTCGTGCAGGGCGCGCTGCGCCCGGACCTGATCCTGGTGTTCGACCTGCCGGTGGAGGTGGGCCTGTCCCGCGCCGCCGCGCGCGGTCGACTGGACCGCTTCGAGCAGGAAGGCCGCAGCTTCTTCGAAGCAGTACGTGCTACTTACCTGCAGCGTGCCGAAGCGACGCCGGCGCGTTATCGGATTCTCGATGCGTCGCAGTCCCTCGAAGCGGTGCAGCGGGATCTGGATGCGTTGCTGCCGCAACTGCTGGAGCTGCAGCGTGGCTGA
- the acpP gene encoding acyl carrier protein yields MSTIEERVKKIVAEQLGVKEEEVTNSASFVEDLGADSLDTVELVMALEEEFETEIPDEQAEKITTVQEAIDYVTAHAQ; encoded by the coding sequence GTGAGCACCATCGAAGAACGCGTCAAGAAAATCGTTGCCGAGCAACTGGGCGTGAAGGAAGAAGAAGTAACCAACAGCGCTTCCTTCGTTGAAGACCTGGGTGCCGACTCGCTTGACACCGTTGAGCTGGTGATGGCTCTCGAAGAAGAATTCGAGACCGAGATCCCGGACGAACAAGCCGAGAAGATCACCACTGTTCAGGAAGCCATCGACTACGTTACTGCTCACGCTCAGTAA
- the fabF gene encoding beta-ketoacyl-ACP synthase II: MSRRRVVVTGMGMLSPLGNDVPSSWQGILAGRSGIGLIEHMDLSAFSTRIGGSVKNFDVEPYLSPKEARKLDLFIQYGLAACFQAARDSGLEVTDANRDRIGVAMGSGIGGLTNIENNCKSLHEQGPRRISPFFVPGSIINMISGFLSIHLGLQGPNYAISTACTTGTHCIGMAARNIAYGEADVMIAGGAEMAACGLGLGGFGAARAMSTRNDEPTRASRPWDKDRDGFVLSDGAGALVLEELEHAKARGATIYAELIGFGMSGDAFHMTSPPEDGAGAARCMANALRDAGIEPSAVQYINAHGTSTSAGDKAEVAAIKTVFGEHAHKLAVSSTKSMTGHLLGAAGAVEAIFSVLALRDQIAPPTINLDQPDEGCDLDFVPHEARKMPMDVVLSNSFGFGGTNGSLVFRRYAD; the protein is encoded by the coding sequence GTGTCGCGTAGACGCGTCGTGGTTACCGGTATGGGCATGCTGTCGCCGCTGGGTAACGATGTGCCGAGCAGCTGGCAGGGCATTCTGGCCGGCCGCAGCGGTATCGGCCTGATCGAACACATGGATCTTTCCGCTTTCTCGACCCGCATCGGCGGCTCGGTGAAGAATTTCGATGTCGAGCCCTATCTGTCGCCCAAAGAGGCGCGCAAGCTCGACCTGTTCATCCAGTACGGCCTGGCCGCCTGCTTCCAGGCCGCCCGCGATTCCGGCCTGGAAGTCACGGACGCCAACCGTGACCGTATCGGTGTGGCCATGGGCTCCGGCATCGGCGGCCTGACCAACATCGAGAACAACTGCAAGTCGTTGCATGAGCAGGGGCCGCGGCGCATTTCGCCGTTCTTCGTGCCGGGCTCGATCATCAATATGATTTCCGGTTTCCTGTCGATCCACCTGGGTCTGCAGGGCCCCAACTACGCCATCTCCACAGCGTGCACCACCGGTACCCACTGCATCGGCATGGCCGCGCGCAACATCGCCTATGGCGAGGCGGACGTGATGATCGCCGGTGGCGCCGAGATGGCCGCCTGTGGCCTGGGCCTGGGCGGCTTCGGCGCAGCGCGTGCGATGTCCACCCGCAACGACGAGCCGACCAGGGCGAGCCGTCCGTGGGACAAGGACCGTGACGGCTTCGTGCTCTCCGACGGCGCTGGCGCTCTGGTGCTCGAAGAGCTCGAGCATGCCAAGGCCCGCGGCGCGACCATCTACGCCGAGCTGATCGGCTTCGGCATGAGCGGCGACGCCTTCCACATGACCTCGCCACCCGAAGATGGCGCCGGTGCCGCCCGCTGCATGGCCAACGCCCTGCGTGATGCCGGTATCGAGCCGTCCGCGGTGCAGTACATCAACGCCCACGGCACCTCGACTTCGGCCGGCGACAAGGCGGAAGTGGCGGCGATCAAGACCGTGTTCGGCGAGCACGCGCACAAGCTGGCGGTCAGTTCGACCAAGTCCATGACCGGCCACCTGCTGGGCGCCGCTGGTGCGGTGGAGGCGATCTTCAGCGTGCTGGCGCTGCGCGACCAGATCGCGCCGCCGACCATCAACCTGGACCAGCCTGACGAAGGCTGCGACCTGGACTTCGTGCCCCATGAAGCGCGCAAGATGCCGATGGACGTGGTGCTGTCCAACTCCTTCGGGTTCGGTGGCACCAACGGCTCACTGGTATTTCGTCGGTACGCCGACTGA
- a CDS encoding DNA polymerase III subunit delta', whose product MADVYPWQAALWQQLAGRTQHAHAYLLHGPAGIGKRALAERLMALLLCKSPVDLQACGQCKSCHLLAAGSHPDNYVLEPEEADKPIKVDQVRTLVNFVVQTAQLGGRKVVLLEPTEAMNLNAANALLKSLEEPSGDTVLLLISHQPSRLLPTIKSRCVQQACPLPSEAMSLQWLSETLPACSEQEIRELLYLAAGSPLAAARLQEQGVREQRALVVDGVKKLHKQQASASQLAEGWKDVPLTLLFDWFCDWAHLTLRYQLTQDEQGLGPADMAKVVQYLAQKASRAKVMAIQEWLLQQRQKVLGKANLNRVLLLEALLVQWASLPGPG is encoded by the coding sequence GTGGCTGACGTGTACCCCTGGCAGGCCGCGCTCTGGCAGCAACTGGCCGGGCGCACCCAGCATGCCCACGCCTATCTGCTGCATGGTCCGGCCGGTATTGGTAAGCGCGCGTTGGCCGAGCGCCTGATGGCCCTGCTGCTGTGCAAGTCGCCGGTAGATCTGCAAGCCTGCGGGCAATGCAAGTCTTGCCACCTGCTGGCCGCCGGCAGCCATCCGGACAACTACGTGCTGGAGCCGGAAGAGGCCGACAAACCGATCAAGGTCGACCAGGTGCGTACGCTGGTCAACTTCGTGGTGCAGACCGCCCAGCTCGGCGGGCGCAAGGTGGTGCTGCTCGAGCCCACCGAAGCGATGAACCTCAACGCGGCCAACGCGCTGCTGAAAAGCCTCGAGGAGCCGTCGGGCGATACCGTGCTGCTGCTGATCAGCCATCAGCCGAGCCGCCTGCTGCCGACCATCAAGAGCCGTTGTGTGCAACAGGCTTGCCCACTGCCCAGCGAGGCGATGAGCCTGCAGTGGTTGAGCGAAACCCTGCCTGCTTGCAGCGAGCAGGAAATCCGCGAACTGTTGTACCTGGCGGCGGGCTCGCCGCTGGCGGCTGCCAGGCTGCAGGAGCAGGGCGTGCGCGAGCAGCGCGCGCTGGTGGTCGACGGCGTGAAGAAGCTGCACAAGCAGCAGGCTTCCGCCAGCCAGTTGGCCGAAGGCTGGAAGGACGTGCCGCTGACGCTGTTGTTCGACTGGTTCTGCGATTGGGCGCACCTGACCCTGCGCTATCAGCTCACCCAGGACGAACAGGGCCTTGGCCCGGCGGACATGGCCAAGGTGGTCCAGTACCTGGCGCAGAAAGCGTCCCGGGCCAAGGTAATGGCCATCCAGGAATGGTTGCTGCAGCAGCGCCAGAAAGTATTGGGCAAAGCCAACCTCAACCGTGTGCTGCTTCTCGAAGCCTTGCTGGTGCAGTGGGCAAGCCTGCCTGGACCGGGCTAG
- a CDS encoding PilZ domain-containing protein, giving the protein MNLPPNLGPRNGILSLTIKDKSVLYAAYMPFIKNGGLFIPTNKSYKLGDEVFMLLNLMDEPEKIPVAGKVVWITPKGAQGNRAAGVGVQFNEGDNTARNKIETYLAGALKSDRPTHTM; this is encoded by the coding sequence ATGAACTTGCCACCTAATCTGGGACCCCGTAACGGCATCCTGTCCCTGACCATCAAGGACAAGTCCGTGCTGTATGCCGCCTACATGCCCTTCATCAAGAATGGCGGCCTGTTCATTCCCACCAACAAGAGCTACAAGCTCGGTGATGAAGTGTTCATGCTGCTCAACCTGATGGACGAGCCGGAGAAGATCCCGGTGGCTGGCAAAGTGGTGTGGATCACCCCGAAAGGCGCCCAGGGCAACCGTGCCGCTGGCGTAGGCGTGCAGTTCAACGAAGGCGACAATACCGCCCGCAACAAGATCGAGACCTACCTGGCTGGCGCCCTCAAGTCCGATCGCCCCACCCATACGATGTAA
- the mltG gene encoding endolytic transglycosylase MltG: MIRKLLLMLEIVVVLAGLTLGLVAWQQHRALEQPLTLSEERLIEVPAGATPGGVLNRLEADGVIDGAFWLRLYWRFNLQGQPLHSGEYRLTPDLRVRDMLDLWRRGEVVQYSLTLVEGWTFRQVRAALAKQGKLQLTLSELSDAEIMAKLGKPDQNPEGRFFPDTYRYVRGMSDLDLLKQAHKRLQVVLDEEWEKRADGLPYKDPYEALIMASMIEKETGVPEERGEIAGVFVRRLATGMRLQTDPTVIFGLGERYQGRITRAHLREPTPYNTYVIDGMPPTPISLVGREAIHAALHPVDGKTLYFVARGDGSHVFSETLDEHNRAVREYQLKRRADYRSSPAPIPQTSEKDTQ, translated from the coding sequence GTGATTCGCAAACTACTGTTGATGCTCGAAATCGTCGTGGTGCTGGCCGGCCTTACCCTTGGCCTTGTCGCCTGGCAGCAGCATCGTGCGCTGGAGCAGCCGCTGACCCTCAGCGAAGAGCGTCTGATCGAAGTGCCGGCCGGCGCCACGCCTGGTGGCGTGCTCAATCGCCTGGAGGCCGACGGCGTGATCGATGGCGCCTTCTGGCTGCGCCTGTACTGGCGCTTCAACCTGCAGGGTCAGCCGCTGCACAGCGGCGAGTACCGCCTGACCCCCGACCTGCGGGTACGCGACATGCTCGACCTGTGGCGCCGCGGTGAAGTGGTGCAGTACAGCCTGACGCTGGTCGAAGGCTGGACCTTCCGCCAGGTGCGTGCAGCGTTGGCAAAACAGGGCAAGCTGCAGCTGACCCTGAGCGAACTCAGCGACGCCGAGATCATGGCCAAGCTCGGCAAGCCTGACCAGAACCCCGAAGGACGCTTTTTTCCCGACACCTACCGCTACGTGCGCGGCATGAGCGATCTGGATCTGCTCAAGCAGGCCCACAAGCGCCTGCAAGTCGTGCTCGACGAAGAGTGGGAGAAACGCGCCGACGGGTTGCCGTACAAGGATCCCTACGAGGCGCTGATCATGGCCTCGATGATCGAGAAGGAAACAGGTGTGCCCGAAGAGCGTGGCGAGATCGCCGGCGTGTTCGTGCGGCGCCTGGCTACCGGTATGCGTCTGCAGACCGATCCAACGGTGATCTTCGGCCTCGGCGAGCGCTATCAGGGGCGCATTACCCGCGCCCATTTGCGCGAGCCGACGCCTTACAACACCTACGTCATCGACGGCATGCCGCCGACGCCGATCTCCCTGGTCGGCCGCGAGGCGATCCATGCGGCCCTGCATCCGGTCGATGGCAAGACGCTGTATTTCGTGGCGCGCGGCGACGGCAGTCATGTGTTCTCGGAAACCCTCGACGAGCACAACCGCGCCGTGCGCGAGTACCAGTTGAAGCGTCGCGCGGACTACCGTTCCAGCCCGGCGCCCATTCCCCAGACCAGCGAAAAGGACACCCAGTGA
- the fabG gene encoding 3-oxoacyl-ACP reductase FabG produces the protein MSLQGKVALVTGASRGIGQAIALELGRQGAVVIGTATSEAGAERIAATLKENGIEGTGLMLNVSSDESVAATLEKIQKDFGQVLVLVNNAGITRDNLMLRMKDEEWYDVIDTNLNSLYRLSKAVLRGMTKARFGRIINIGSVVGAMGNAGQVNYAAAKAGLEGFGRAMAREVGSRSITVNAVAPGFIDTDMTRELPEAQREALLTQIPLGRLGQAQEIANVVSFLASDGAAYVTGATIPVNGGMYMS, from the coding sequence ATGAGTCTGCAAGGTAAGGTTGCACTGGTCACTGGTGCCAGCCGTGGTATTGGCCAGGCCATCGCCCTGGAGCTGGGGCGTCAGGGCGCCGTGGTCATCGGCACCGCCACGTCCGAAGCGGGTGCCGAGCGCATCGCTGCGACCCTCAAGGAAAACGGCATAGAAGGCACCGGCCTGATGCTCAACGTCAGCAGCGACGAGTCCGTCGCGGCGACCCTGGAGAAGATCCAGAAGGACTTCGGTCAGGTACTGGTGCTGGTCAACAACGCCGGTATCACTCGCGACAACCTGATGCTGCGCATGAAGGACGAAGAGTGGTACGACGTGATCGATACCAACCTCAACAGCCTCTATCGTCTGTCGAAAGCCGTGCTGCGCGGCATGACCAAGGCGCGTTTCGGGCGTATCATCAACATCGGTTCGGTGGTGGGTGCCATGGGCAACGCCGGGCAGGTGAACTACGCAGCGGCCAAGGCCGGCCTCGAAGGTTTTGGCCGTGCAATGGCCCGTGAAGTGGGCTCGCGCTCGATCACGGTCAATGCCGTGGCACCGGGGTTCATCGATACCGACATGACCCGTGAGTTGCCTGAAGCACAGCGTGAAGCGCTGCTGACACAAATTCCGCTGGGCCGTCTGGGGCAGGCGCAGGAGATCGCCAACGTGGTTTCTTTCCTTGCCTCCGATGGTGCAGCTTACGTCACAGGGGCTACTATCCCTGTGAACGGCGGGATGTACATGAGCTGA
- the pabC gene encoding aminodeoxychorismate lyase: protein MPHWVDGQPAASLSLADRGLAYGDGLFETMAVRGGRPVLLERHLARVTAGCERLRIGLDVERLRSEVTAFCADLGEGVAKLIVTRGDGQRGYAPSTGAPRHILQSAAMPAYPAQHAEQGVCLYPCTTRLAEQPLLAGLKHLNRLEQVLARAEWQDAEHAEGLMRDVSGRVIEGVFSNLFLVAGGALVTADLQRCGVAGVMRAELLEQARALGIECQVRDIELDELLGADEVFLCNSLYGVWPVRQLQARHWSVGPLTRKLQALARHLLDR, encoded by the coding sequence ATGCCGCACTGGGTCGACGGTCAGCCAGCGGCGTCGCTGTCGCTGGCTGACCGCGGCCTGGCCTACGGTGACGGCCTGTTCGAGACCATGGCCGTGCGCGGCGGCCGGCCGGTGTTGCTGGAGCGGCATCTGGCGCGCGTGACTGCCGGTTGCGAACGTTTGCGCATCGGGCTTGATGTCGAGCGACTGCGCAGCGAAGTAACGGCCTTCTGTGCCGACCTGGGTGAGGGCGTCGCCAAACTGATCGTCACCCGTGGTGACGGCCAGCGCGGCTACGCGCCGTCGACCGGCGCGCCGCGACATATCCTCCAATCCGCCGCAATGCCGGCCTATCCCGCCCAGCACGCCGAGCAGGGCGTGTGCCTGTATCCCTGCACCACACGACTGGCCGAGCAGCCGCTGCTCGCCGGCCTCAAGCACCTCAATCGCCTGGAGCAGGTGCTGGCCCGTGCCGAGTGGCAGGACGCCGAGCACGCCGAAGGATTGATGCGTGATGTTTCCGGGCGGGTGATCGAAGGCGTGTTCAGCAACCTGTTTCTGGTCGCAGGTGGTGCGCTGGTGACGGCCGATCTGCAGCGCTGTGGAGTGGCCGGGGTGATGCGCGCCGAGCTGCTCGAGCAGGCCCGTGCGCTGGGTATCGAGTGCCAGGTTCGCGACATCGAGCTGGACGAACTGCTGGGCGCCGATGAAGTCTTTCTCTGCAACAGCCTGTACGGCGTGTGGCCGGTGCGGCAGCTGCAAGCGCGTCACTGGTCGGTCGGGCCGCTCACCCGTAAACTGCAGGCCCTTGCCCGTCATCTACTGGACCGCTGA